The Cydia amplana chromosome 1, ilCydAmpl1.1, whole genome shotgun sequence DNA segment TGTGTAATCGGTTTCCCCTATCCGTTCCAATACCTGTCCAGCTTCCCACTTGCCCTGTGAGTTCCCTACATTGTACCGTCTATACCATACCAAGTCGCCTACGTTGAGTGCTCGCTGCGTTCCTCCCGCCGCGTCCCGCTGGCGGCGTTGAAGATCGGTAACCCTCTGTTCTCGATCGGGTTTAAGACAATCTAACCGGGTGCGCACCGCACGCCCTAACAGAACCTTAGCCGGACTCTCGCCCGTGGTATTATGGGGGGTGTTACGATACATTAATAGGAATCTATTTAAGGCCGTCTCTGTATTCATATTCTGCATTATCGCTTTATTAATTACACGCTTACACAACTTGACCGCGTTTTCAGCTGCACCATTAGAGGCCGGGTGGTATGGTGCTGAAAACAATTGTTCGATTTTATTATTTGAACAAAAAACTCTAAACTCCTCACTCGAAAACGGAGGTCCATTATCACTCACTATCTGTTTAGGCAAGCCGAACCTAGCAAAGTAGTCTCGTAGTTTttgaattaatattttagcCGTTGAACACGACATTTCTGCTATTTCTATCCATTTAGAATACGCATCTATAAGTACCAAGTACTTTGTTCCAGCTATTGGACCTAAGAAATCTAAATGAATCCTAGCCCAAGGACGACTGGGGTATGGCCAGGGGCAGGGTGCGTGGCGCGGGGGCGCCGCCGCTACCGCGGCGCACACGGGGCAGGCGCGGCACATATCCTCCACGGCCTCGTCCAGGCCGGGCCACCACACATAGCTACGCGCCAGCGCTTTAGTCTTCACGATCCCCATGTGCGAATCGTGCATCTCTCGCAAAACTCGCTCGCGACATGCCGTCGGCACCACCACCCTATGACCCCACATGACGCAATCAAGCTCAGTATATAATTCTGATTTACGattaaaaaaaggttttaattCTTTTATGTCTGTATCTTGGGGCCAACCGTCCCGGATATAACTAAGAATTCTACCTAGCAATACGTCGTTACGAGTTTCTTTACTTATCGCATTATAATCCAAAAGCATCGCGTCAGTCgcaaaatgtaaataagtttGTTCCGGACCGTCCTCATCTACGGAACCCGTCAACTTGTGTGCCGCTATGAGTCGCGAAAGGGCGTCCGCGGTGTTATCATCCGATTTTACATATTCTATATCAAAGTCGTATGCCGATAAAATTAAGGCCCAACGCTGCAAACGGCTCGCAGTCATACTAGGTATACCATAACCTGGTCCAAATATGCTCACGAGAGGCTTGTGGTCGGTTTTCAACGTGAACCGCCTACCGTAAAGGAACTGGTGAaacttttttactgaaaatataATAGCAAGTGCCTCTTTGTGTATTTGACTGTAGTTGCGCTCGGCCGGTGTGAGCGCTCGTGAGGCGTAGGCGATGACAGTGTcgggcgccccgcgcgcgcgcccgcGCATGGCCAGCACGGCGCCCACGCCGTAGGGTCCCGCGTCACAGGTGACAACCAGTTCCCGTTCCGCGTCGTAATGTCCTAAAACCGGCGCCTCgctcaacaatttttttatcgtGTTAAATGCCCTATCCTGATCGACCGACCACGTCCACTTCCTTTGTTTCTTTAATAATTCATATAACGGAGCTAAAATTTCGCTCAGGTTTTGTATGAACTTTCCATAAAAAATTATCATACCGATAAACGACTTAAGTTCGGAAACATTCCTAGGTCGGGACATTGTTAGAATTGGTGTAACTTTGTCTTCGTCTACCCTAACCCCATTTTTGTCAATCACAAATCCCAGGTATTTAACCTCTGGTACCAGAAAGGaacacttttgtttttttatctttaATCCATTTttacttaatctttgtaataccCGCCGAAGGCTACATAAATGTGAATCTAAAGTATCCCCCGTTATCAAAATGTCatctaaaaaaaaagtcacgttAGGGATATCTTTCAAAAGATTGCTCATGATTCTTTGGAATATACCCGGGCTAGATGCGAGACCGTATACTAAACGCTTATACCTAAACAATCCCCGGTGCGTATTAATTACCGTTAACTCTCTAGAACCGTCGTCTTCCAATATAATTTGATTGTAGGCTTGTGATAAATCTAACTTAGTAAAATACCTACTACCGCTAAGCTGGGAAAACAGGTCTTCAATTTTAGGAATCGGAAATTTATCTACTAACAAAACGCGATTCAATGTGGATTTGTAATCCGCGCACAACCGTAACGATCCGTCCGGTTTATTTACGATTACCAATGGCGTGGCCCAGTCCGAGTGCTCCACCGGCTCGATGACGTCGGCGCGCAGCATGGCGTCGAGCTCAGCGTCGACGCGGCCCTTCAGGGCGTAGGGCAGGGGGCGCGCGCGGCAGAACACGGGCGCCGCGTCCGGCCGGACGCGCAGCCGAGCCCGCCCGCCGGTGAACGCACCCAAGGTCCCATCGAATATCTCTTTATGCCTGGAAATTACATCGGATATTTTATCATCACATATTACATCATTCGTAAGAACATTTTCGCATGAAGACAGCTTAGGTATTGCAATATCTAATTCGGCTAACCATTGCCGCCCTAATAAACTAGTCGTACCTCTCTGATGgacatataaattcaaatttttatctatgtttttgTACTGCACATTGCCTACAATAAAACCTAATAACGGTTTCGTTACGGTACCATCATAAAACTTTAAAGACATATTACATGGCTGTAACGGTACATCTTTAAACAAGGTGTCATACGTCTGTTTACTTATACATGTTAAGGCTGTACCCGTATCAATTTCAAAGGTCATTAACTTATTATTAACCATAACTTGTATCCTTACCGGTTTGTATTTGTCGAGGCTCATTTGGTAAATGGGCTCCTCGCTTCCTTCGTTTACCCCGAACGGTATCTCCTCCTGGTCCAGCTGGCCATCTTCAATCACCCAGTGCACCCGCGAGTTTCCCCAGCTGTTTCTAGCGCGACCACCGCGCGCTCCGCTGCCGCCGGGCGTGGCCGCTGTTCCCGGCCCACGGGTGGCTCCGCTTCGGCCATAACCGGCTGAAGCCCTTGTACCGCCACCCCTAGCACTACTTCTAGGCGAAGAAGAGGCCTGTTCGCGTATTCCGTTGGCCATGGTTGGACACATGCGACGCAAATGCCCCTTTACATTACACCGACTACACACGTAACTGTTAAATTTGCAGTGAGCCTGTTCATGACGGAAATCACCGCACGCCATGCATCCCGCCGCTGCCGAACGAACATTATGTACTGCTGCAGTCTCTGTTGTCGAGCCACTTGCGGCTGCCCCGCCGCCTCCCCCCTCGACCGCTACCGAATCCCGCTCGGCCGCTTCCAGAGATAACGCTAATGACACTGATTTCGCAAAATTTATTTCACCTTCCGCAAACAATCGCtgccttataagatcacttgaCAACCCGCACACAAACTGATCACGCATATTATCGTCTAACGTCGTTTTGAAATCACAAAACCGTGCCATCTTTTTTAACTCCGCCACGTACTGCGCCACTGTTTGACCTTTGACCTGTCGGTACTGACGAAATCTGAACCGTTCTGCTAGCACCGAAGGAGTTGGTTGCAGATGTTTTTCCATTACCTCCACAACTTGTTTAAAGGTCAGCTCGGCCGGCTTCTTAGGGCTACACAAATTCACCATTAATTCGTAAGCTGTCTCACCGACTACCGAAATCAATGTCGGTAACTTCCGCTCATCTTTCACGTCGTTGACGACAAAGTAGCTCTCCAGCCTGTCACAGTATGATCTCCAGCTACCACTTTGGACGTCGAACTCCCTGATTTTCCCCACCGacattttgatttaaataatatCCTCGTCAGCCACTGATAAATAAAAGACGGCGTGTGCGGAGTAGTACGTATATTTCTAGACAGATCGGCCTAGCTTCGACCCACCCTCAAGTACAATTCTATTAATTTGTATATACCCCCATATTCAATACCCAACAactcataaaataatttaattggaaattaacatttaccaccaaaattttaaagTTACCAAATAATGTACCTGTTCTGATCTTGTTTAGGGTGGCCGAAGGTGGTGAACTGCGGGCAGCCGTTgagcgggcgcggcggcggcgggaccAGGTAGTCGTCGAGCCGGCTGTCGTGCTCGCTCGCCGAGTGCATCGTCAGGGTACTGGCCGAAATCTGGACGAGTCCAAGTTATATGGGTAAGTGCTCTTCTACATTACAATCAATATTAAAACGAACTCTTGATAATTAAGGAATTACCGTGAATGAATTCTGTTTTGGTCTTTATACAATTGATAATACGAGTCATAAAATTAAACGCGagaataaatcaaattaagtaTGTAGTTATTTTACAGCTAATTGGCCCGGAGCCTAAAAATTACAATAGTGTCATTCTGCATAGGTATTTTTAAACGtacctatgtttttttattgagcAGTGTGTAGCTAAAACACGGTTTTAACCGCTGCAACAGTTAATCCGTGGATAATGTAGGTACAATACTTCACAACTGGTAAGTAGGTAGGGACTAGACCACATTCACGGATTTCGACGTGCATCATGCATCTGAGCACCTAATTATGTAATTGTAAGtgattattatgaaatacaAAATAACTCACAATAGATCTCGCCTTGTCGTCATGTTCTGACTGAACGCTGTTGGTCTCCGCCACACTGCCTCCGCTCACGGTACTCAGGCGCCCAGATGATGATGAACCTTCACAAAAACATGAAACATTATTTAAGGAACTAAAAGAAACATTCAGAAAAAATATTTCGTATTAATACATATAACCAACTCACTGTCGCTTAAGCTGCTGTTGGGGCGCGTATTTCCTTTCCTTTTTTCAACGGATCCATTTTGGTCGTGatctataaaaaatatgttataattagaatgagaagttaaaaataaagatcTAAAAGGGTGAGCATATTTATTTAGCAACTTACGTTTTTTGCCTTTGGAGAAAATTTTCTTTACCCTCTCGAACGGGGTTGGCCTTTTCAAATTGTCCTTAATTCTTTGTTGGATCTTGTCGTACTCATCACGCATTTTGTTAAGCTGCTCCTGTTTCTCTTTTAAGGATTGCTGCGTCTCATTCCGGTTCTTCCATTCCATAACCAGTTTTTCGACTTCAGAAATAGAGAATACATTGTTCTTAAAATCGTTTATAATTTCCGCTAACTCGTCTTGTCCGTTTAACGGGAACATTTCTTTCCCTGATTTAGCGCTACACCTATCTTTGGCATTCAAGTTTATTTGGCTTATGTCACTGGTGGGAGTTTCTATGTTAAAGTTTTTGAATTCTTCGGTGGGTGAGTAAAGGAAAACGTCGGACTGCTGAGGCATGAGCCGGGAGCTGTTGGCATACAAGTTGTTGGGTCTGAATTTAGGGCTCTCCACTTTGATGTTGGACGGCTGGACGAGGTAGTCGTGCTCTATCGCCTGCTGGATCCTGCCGGCGGTGTCATCGTGGAAAGGAATGTCGTTTTGGTAAAGTTGCTCTTTCATCTTTGGTATTTTCAGGACGGGTCGTTTCTTTTTGTTTTCGCTAAGTTTGTCTAAATTGTCTTCCAAGGTTTGAGTGCATGCCTCGCTGAAGGGGTCGGTGGCCGGCTCTTCCACAGCTTTCGCTTCGGGGCTCGTGGGGGAGTCGACAGTGTCGCACGTTTCTACAATTCGTAACTCTTCATCGTGGTTGATTTCCTTTTGGTCTTCGTCTTTGTCGCTTTCagtcatattttttaaatagtagTACATATTGGAGAATTCGTTTATTTTCTAAAACAAATGGATTACCATTAGACCATTACACATTTTAAACAAAtgggttattttatttatcatgatCAATTTAGTTTAGTTATTTGGTTGAATATTAACTATAGATTTGCTATACAAAATACTACGTATCGTAGTTGGTAGATGGATGAACCTTAAAAATAGGACGAAAAATTCTAACCACGAGCAAcagaaaacatttaaataaaagttttgggGAAAGTGTTGGTTACCATATGGTCAGCCAGCACGTCGGCGAGCTTAGCGTGGTGGTGGTCGCGCGCCAAGTCGGCGGGCGTGCGCTGGCGCACGTTGCGCAGCGCcacggccgcgccgccgcccgggCACTCCAGCAGCTGCCAGCACAGCCGCTCCAGCCCAAAGCGTGCCGCCCAGTGCAGCAGGGTGGGGTATTCTTCGCCGCCTGACGACAAATGTGTGTTTTGTAGAGAGGGACTCATTTTTGGAACACCTCTTGAAATTGAGAAACTCGCGCTAGTTTCACGAAACCGGTCATCAACGGACACATAAAGCGAATCGCCGGTAACAGCATATTCAGGACGTCAATGACCACGGTAATTTAAAAGCGACCTCGGAGGATTTCCTACGTCTATTACGTCTTCTGCTTTATCGGTGCCGTGGACGAGCATGCTAAATTATAAAAGCGCCCAATAAGTTTTACGTGGATCGATCTACATACTACTTTATTTCGAATACGTTCAAATGAATTATTATATAGTAGATTGGTACTTACTTGATACATCAGCCTTAGGATTAAACTGCTCATTAGAAACGAGCAAGTTGAAGTGTGGAGGAATGTTCTTCTGGAATGCGCTGAGCATCCAACTGTCGAGCTGCTCTTTACTTGTTGTTTTAAAACCTAAAGTCtgaaataaaaagataaattgagaTTACAAAAGGTCTCTAATGAAATATTTAGGTAGATAAACTGATATTTAACTCGGATATTGTGTTACCTGGCACATGAATTCCAAAGGGTGATCCGACGCCCTCAATAGCTGGTCCAACTCTCTAAGTCGACTTTCGCATTTGATTTGCCTCCTTCCTAACGGCTGGCCGTTTTTGCTGACTCTAACCCACACCAGCATAGATACATCCAGACACGATTCTATAAGGAAACAACGAGATTAGTAAAGTTAGACCAAGCAAAGTTTTcagtgattttgatagcccagactttgcaagtgttattttaaacgtcaaactgaAATTATGACGTCTAATTAACACCAAATActgttacttattctgtgatttaACACTTGCAcactgggctatcaaaatcgctgccaacttagcttggtctaacacTAAAATACGTGTCAATTGTTAGCAATTGCGGTATCAACACGTTACATAATTCAAGAGTTCATTTTCTCAAGGTTATTTTGGTGTCTTTTAATTACGAGTATTAGTACCTACCTGGAATGTCAAATTGCAGCGTATAAGGATTCCGCTTCTTATACGTCGGTATGTGGATGGCTTCCCCTTTCTTGTCGACGATTATCTTGATACTGTCCTCTTCTCTGATTGGATCGTTGAGCAGTGCTATGACCCGACTATGTCCCTAAATAATGAGATTGTGTTATTGTAGCTTTCTTTGAGATTCTAGGTATATGTTGGTGGAAAAGCTACCTATATAAAACTGTCGATGTTACGTATTTCGTAAACGCCAATTATTTGATGCAGTGTTGATCGAGTTCTCAAAGgcattaaagttttaaaaagctcCTTTCTTAGTCCTGCAACATTCCTCAGAGCGCCGAATAGCCCGTATATCTACGAGTAGGTATTCAGTTGGTATGACCGAGTGCTCTGAGAACTGCTGTATTCTTAGCTCGTTTTCTTTTTTGATTAACGTTCTATCATACTTCTACGTTTAACAATACAAGTTTCTTACAATTTTGACTTTCTTCGGCACTATAGAGAAGCTGGTGCGGTCGGTGGCGGTGTCCTTGCAGTCCTTGGTGCGCAGGATGCCCACGGCGGCCGTGAGGAACGTGTCCACGAAGGACGTGTCCTTCTCGCGCACCGACATCATCTGCCACTGGTCTATCGTGGGGTAGTCTGTGCAATAATCAATCATTTGAATGGCTTTGTATAAGGATTTGCactgggcactggaggccttggtcactttttcttagtatgacatttatttaaagtttaggaTTTAGATTATAATAATTTCATATAGTTGTCTAGCGAGGTTATTCTTTATCTTACTACTATTTTACCGTCGAGGAACCATAGATAGGGTAGGCATCAACCGTTATGCGGTCGCAATCCTACCTACAATTTGTAACAGTTGACTTACTATCTAATTAAACGATTGGAATTCCGAATATTCCGATTATCAGTTTCTTACCTTCACAGTTGTTCGCAATAACTTGATTCTTTTCGACGCCTAGCAGCATTACCAGCACCTTGTCGACTTTGAACAGCGTCTCCATGTTGCTTTCCACCTTCAGGTCCGACATCTTGGTGGCGAGGTTCGGGCACAGGATCACTATTTGAAGCTGAGATTTTGAAAGTTTCTCTATTTTCTCTTGTGAGTCGCTGGCCATTAGCTCCTCCACAGTTATAGGCGTCACtctaaaatgtaaacataaaattgTTACTTAAATGTACGctaaacattttattgaaaaggTATCTTTTATTTGAACGTTAAGTGAATCTATAACCTCTAACTGAACGATTTGCCTTGGCATATCAGAGTAAAATAGTCGCCATGTAGGTAGAGTCAACCGTATGAATAAAcaggtttttatatttaaatttccaaagtatgtatatttattatgtatccCTTAGGTGCTTTAAGCTGGGTGCTGGGAAAAAGATCGGCAAAATTACATTGTAGAGCTTTTGCGAACTTTAGTAGAAGCTTTTAAAGATAACTTGTTTAACAAGAAAATCCGAACCCTACGAtgaaaacaaacataaaaaaacatcaAACGACATTGACATAAAGTTAATTAGGGACTCTTTTGGCTCGTTTACAACATTTGAAGGCGAACGATTGGGCGTGTGCCTATTGTTAGCAACGAAATATTATTTGTGGCGTTATCTAGTTTCATAAAGAGTTGAGAAGTAGACCTCCAGTGAGTTCTGTTACAAACCTATCGATAGGTAAATAGGGAGTTCCTACCTGTAGTGATGGCGGGCCCTCTGAGACATGATCTTGTCGAAGCTTGCTACGAGGTAGTCTGACCAGAGCGCGCTCTCAGGCGAGCCTGAACTCCACAGGATCGCGATGTCTTCCATCTCTGcaatgtatttaaaattaaaatcttttcAAACAAAACACGGCATTTCTGCATTATTTTACCATGGCATAAAGAAATTCAATCAAGTCACGAATAATTTTTGAAATTATCGACAACATCTCATCCGTGATGATGATGAACCTCATTTATATTCTTGTTTACCTACTCGTacgaataggtaattatttatttagtgtatacctatgtatgtataactaaattaactaaatatttatgttattcaataaaacaggCTGCGATATATCCTGTTGCCACATATGTAAAGTGCACTTATAGGGTCCATgttggaatatcatatttccCGCAACAATCTGACGATTGAACTGTCGTAACTCAATAACGTCTTCGTCAAATTGGAATAAAATAAGGCTGAAAGGAAGTGTTGTATGGGCATAATGGATATGAACGGAGCCGTTCACTCCGTATCGGCGGGTCACAGCACCAAGTTCAAGTCACCGAAATTAACTCCATTTAAACATTTGGTTTGATAGTAaccataaatatttacttagaactagctttttattaaatatactagCTTTTGTCCGCGACATCGTCTGTGT contains these protein-coding regions:
- the LOC134649701 gene encoding phosphoinositide 3-kinase adapter protein 1 isoform X1 encodes the protein MGPQFDYCLRATNNPSYFALPNADVLDSAESNQTAEPCSRSAPSRVWADGRSLGSPRRREPESPRRREFRALFRSLSAKEPEQAEAFLRGQPRPGDVAPGDMRHSSTAPRIKKGKISTTVVTPDGPQEREEVFYTIPLQGRRRHSVGGYLAAGASGAGEVTSVPSEVPKMPPPRFGPKEEEVKRRRPKNFPFKEMEDIAILWSSGSPESALWSDYLVASFDKIMSQRARHHYRVTPITVEELMASDSQEKIEKLSKSQLQIVILCPNLATKMSDLKVESNMETLFKVDKVLVMLLGVEKNQVIANNCEDYPTIDQWQMMSVREKDTSFVDTFLTAAVGILRTKDCKDTATDRTSFSIVPKKVKIGHSRVIALLNDPIREEDSIKIIVDKKGEAIHIPTYKKRNPYTLQFDIPESCLDVSMLVWVRVSKNGQPLGRRQIKCESRLRELDQLLRASDHPLEFMCQTLGFKTTSKEQLDSWMLSAFQKNIPPHFNLLVSNEQFNPKADVSSGEEYPTLLHWAARFGLERLCWQLLECPGGGAAVALRNVRQRTPADLARDHHHAKLADVLADHMKINEFSNMYYYLKNMTESDKDEDQKEINHDEELRIVETCDTVDSPTSPEAKAVEEPATDPFSEACTQTLEDNLDKLSENKKKRPVLKIPKMKEQLYQNDIPFHDDTAGRIQQAIEHDYLVQPSNIKVESPKFRPNNLYANSSRLMPQQSDVFLYSPTEEFKNFNIETPTSDISQINLNAKDRCSAKSGKEMFPLNGQDELAEIINDFKNNVFSISEVEKLVMEWKNRNETQQSLKEKQEQLNKMRDEYDKIQQRIKDNLKRPTPFERVKKIFSKGKKHHDQNGSVEKRKGNTRPNSSLSDSSSSSGRLSTVSGGSVAETNSVQSEHDDKARSIISASTLTMHSASEHDSRLDDYLVPPPPRPLNGCPQFTTFGHPKQDQNRGHMATIVERETSASRERLDCESDASSTHLRMKFPRDRPAPTGRCDDRDGAHMYMNISATHT
- the LOC134649701 gene encoding phosphoinositide 3-kinase adapter protein 1 isoform X2 gives rise to the protein MDNPSYFALPNADVLDSAESNQTAEPCSRSAPSRVWADGRSLGSPRRREPESPRRREFRALFRSLSAKEPEQAEAFLRGQPRPGDVAPGDMRHSSTAPRIKKGKISTTVVTPDGPQEREEVFYTIPLQGRRRHSVGGYLAAGASGAGEVTSVPSEVPKMPPPRFGPKEEEVKRRRPKNFPFKEMEDIAILWSSGSPESALWSDYLVASFDKIMSQRARHHYRVTPITVEELMASDSQEKIEKLSKSQLQIVILCPNLATKMSDLKVESNMETLFKVDKVLVMLLGVEKNQVIANNCEDYPTIDQWQMMSVREKDTSFVDTFLTAAVGILRTKDCKDTATDRTSFSIVPKKVKIGHSRVIALLNDPIREEDSIKIIVDKKGEAIHIPTYKKRNPYTLQFDIPESCLDVSMLVWVRVSKNGQPLGRRQIKCESRLRELDQLLRASDHPLEFMCQTLGFKTTSKEQLDSWMLSAFQKNIPPHFNLLVSNEQFNPKADVSSGEEYPTLLHWAARFGLERLCWQLLECPGGGAAVALRNVRQRTPADLARDHHHAKLADVLADHMKINEFSNMYYYLKNMTESDKDEDQKEINHDEELRIVETCDTVDSPTSPEAKAVEEPATDPFSEACTQTLEDNLDKLSENKKKRPVLKIPKMKEQLYQNDIPFHDDTAGRIQQAIEHDYLVQPSNIKVESPKFRPNNLYANSSRLMPQQSDVFLYSPTEEFKNFNIETPTSDISQINLNAKDRCSAKSGKEMFPLNGQDELAEIINDFKNNVFSISEVEKLVMEWKNRNETQQSLKEKQEQLNKMRDEYDKIQQRIKDNLKRPTPFERVKKIFSKGKKHHDQNGSVEKRKGNTRPNSSLSDSSSSSGRLSTVSGGSVAETNSVQSEHDDKARSIISASTLTMHSASEHDSRLDDYLVPPPPRPLNGCPQFTTFGHPKQDQNRGHMATIVERETSASRERLDCESDASSTHLRMKFPRDRPAPTGRCDDRDGAHMYMNISATHT
- the LOC134649701 gene encoding phosphoinositide 3-kinase adapter protein 1 isoform X3, with the protein product MEAEKMEDIAILWSSGSPESALWSDYLVASFDKIMSQRARHHYRVTPITVEELMASDSQEKIEKLSKSQLQIVILCPNLATKMSDLKVESNMETLFKVDKVLVMLLGVEKNQVIANNCEDYPTIDQWQMMSVREKDTSFVDTFLTAAVGILRTKDCKDTATDRTSFSIVPKKVKIGHSRVIALLNDPIREEDSIKIIVDKKGEAIHIPTYKKRNPYTLQFDIPESCLDVSMLVWVRVSKNGQPLGRRQIKCESRLRELDQLLRASDHPLEFMCQTLGFKTTSKEQLDSWMLSAFQKNIPPHFNLLVSNEQFNPKADVSSGEEYPTLLHWAARFGLERLCWQLLECPGGGAAVALRNVRQRTPADLARDHHHAKLADVLADHMKINEFSNMYYYLKNMTESDKDEDQKEINHDEELRIVETCDTVDSPTSPEAKAVEEPATDPFSEACTQTLEDNLDKLSENKKKRPVLKIPKMKEQLYQNDIPFHDDTAGRIQQAIEHDYLVQPSNIKVESPKFRPNNLYANSSRLMPQQSDVFLYSPTEEFKNFNIETPTSDISQINLNAKDRCSAKSGKEMFPLNGQDELAEIINDFKNNVFSISEVEKLVMEWKNRNETQQSLKEKQEQLNKMRDEYDKIQQRIKDNLKRPTPFERVKKIFSKGKKHHDQNGSVEKRKGNTRPNSSLSDSSSSSGRLSTVSGGSVAETNSVQSEHDDKARSIISASTLTMHSASEHDSRLDDYLVPPPPRPLNGCPQFTTFGHPKQDQNRGHMATIVERETSASRERLDCESDASSTHLRMKFPRDRPAPTGRCDDRDGAHMYMNISATHT